Proteins encoded in a region of the Dorea longicatena genome:
- a CDS encoding FtsK/SpoIIIE family DNA translocase, with protein sequence MTAKSTKSKTNRKKTGTTSKKSTSNKKTTKKNTKKTTRSTRTAKSGNSFLMDEILIWITLAVSIILLISNFGVAGFLGDAVSGVLWEIFGAVAYIIPFVLFGLVSFQVSNKGNRYAYMKTVIAVLLLFLAEILLQLVDELGGKIGKGLASVLTPAIGVAGTYVVTVILMIICLVIITGKSALKGVKAGSDKAYARAKEDAKRHKEHAEVRKRKRMEQREQREKERAAAAADSGMHRRRDKHVEGVSFDTSIAKKSPEVRELPIDPKTAKGPEKPEFIIHRADPEPADYGKEDMTNEPEKKTPESENDPKTQEKPARRKNPKMGAAGMADEVADVAASVAADSLKPKKEYQYPPLSLLQRGKRGGGESDAHLRETAMKLQQTLENFGVKVTITNVSCGPSVTRYELQPEMGVKVSKIVGLADDIKLNLAAADIRIEAPIPGKAAVGIEVPNKENSAVMLRDLLESPEFKNSSSKISFAVGKDIGGKTVVADIAKMPHVLIAGATGSGKSVCINTLIMSVLYKADPNEVKLIMIDPKVVELSVYNGIPHLLIPVVTDPKKAAGALNWAVGEMSRRYQAFAKYNVRDMKGYNEKIKSLGVQTEEGDKLELMPQIIIIVDELADLMMVAPGDVEEAICRLAQLARAAGIHLVLATQRPSVNVITGLIKANMPSRIAFSVSSGVDSRTIIDMNGAEKLLGKGDMLFYPSGYQKPARVQGSFVTDKEVQQVVEYLREHNGDVTYNQDIETHMNTIPTGNPASGSGGSEGNENDAYFADAGRLIIEKEKASIGMLQRAFKIGFNRAARIMDQLCEAGAVGPEEGTKPRKVLMSSEEFEQYLNEKNG encoded by the coding sequence ATGACGGCGAAGTCTACAAAGAGTAAGACGAACAGAAAAAAAACAGGTACGACTTCAAAAAAGTCGACTTCTAATAAAAAAACAACAAAGAAAAATACAAAAAAAACAACCAGATCTACCAGAACCGCAAAGTCCGGTAATAGTTTTCTGATGGATGAAATCCTGATATGGATAACACTTGCGGTCAGTATCATTCTTCTGATCAGTAATTTTGGTGTTGCAGGATTTTTAGGAGATGCCGTATCCGGAGTTTTGTGGGAGATATTTGGGGCCGTGGCCTATATCATTCCATTCGTTTTGTTTGGTCTGGTATCTTTTCAGGTGTCTAATAAAGGCAACCGGTATGCTTACATGAAGACAGTAATTGCAGTGCTTTTGCTGTTCCTTGCTGAAATTTTGCTGCAGCTCGTGGACGAACTTGGCGGAAAGATCGGAAAGGGACTGGCATCTGTATTAACGCCGGCAATCGGTGTAGCCGGAACATATGTTGTCACAGTGATCCTTATGATCATCTGTCTGGTGATCATTACAGGAAAGTCTGCATTAAAAGGTGTGAAGGCCGGCAGTGATAAAGCATATGCAAGGGCAAAAGAAGATGCAAAAAGACATAAAGAGCATGCAGAAGTCAGAAAACGTAAACGCATGGAACAACGTGAACAACGTGAAAAGGAACGTGCTGCGGCTGCGGCAGACAGCGGCATGCACAGGCGGAGAGACAAGCATGTGGAAGGAGTATCTTTCGATACGTCTATCGCTAAGAAATCTCCGGAAGTAAGAGAACTTCCAATCGATCCAAAGACAGCAAAAGGACCGGAGAAACCGGAATTTATCATACACCGTGCGGATCCTGAGCCGGCAGATTATGGAAAAGAAGACATGACGAATGAACCGGAAAAGAAGACTCCGGAATCTGAAAATGATCCAAAGACACAGGAAAAACCTGCAAGACGTAAGAATCCAAAGATGGGGGCGGCAGGAATGGCAGATGAAGTAGCAGATGTTGCTGCAAGCGTTGCCGCAGATTCTTTAAAGCCGAAAAAAGAGTATCAGTATCCGCCGTTATCTCTGCTTCAGAGAGGAAAACGCGGCGGAGGAGAATCAGATGCGCATTTAAGAGAGACCGCTATGAAGCTGCAGCAGACACTCGAGAACTTTGGGGTAAAAGTTACCATTACCAATGTAAGCTGTGGACCTTCGGTTACAAGATATGAATTACAGCCTGAAATGGGAGTCAAAGTCAGTAAGATCGTAGGTCTTGCCGATGATATCAAACTGAATCTTGCAGCGGCAGATATCCGTATTGAGGCTCCGATTCCGGGAAAAGCGGCAGTAGGGATTGAAGTACCGAACAAAGAAAACAGTGCAGTCATGCTCCGTGATCTTCTGGAATCGCCGGAATTTAAGAACAGTTCTTCCAAGATATCTTTCGCAGTAGGAAAGGACATCGGCGGAAAGACTGTGGTAGCAGATATTGCCAAGATGCCGCACGTACTGATCGCCGGCGCTACCGGATCTGGTAAATCCGTATGTATCAATACGTTGATCATGAGTGTCTTATATAAGGCAGACCCTAATGAAGTAAAACTGATCATGATCGATCCGAAGGTTGTAGAATTGAGTGTGTATAATGGTATTCCACACCTTCTGATTCCGGTAGTCACTGATCCGAAAAAAGCGGCAGGCGCACTGAACTGGGCAGTGGGAGAGATGTCAAGACGTTATCAGGCATTTGCCAAATATAATGTCAGAGATATGAAAGGATATAACGAAAAGATCAAAAGTCTTGGAGTCCAGACCGAAGAAGGCGATAAACTGGAGCTTATGCCACAGATCATTATTATTGTTGATGAGCTTGCGGATTTGATGATGGTAGCTCCGGGAGATGTAGAGGAAGCAATCTGCCGTCTGGCACAGCTTGCGAGAGCCGCAGGGATCCACCTGGTGCTTGCGACACAGAGACCGTCAGTTAACGTTATCACCGGACTTATCAAGGCGAATATGCCTTCGAGAATCGCATTCTCAGTATCATCCGGTGTAGATTCCCGGACGATTATAGATATGAACGGTGCAGAGAAGCTTCTGGGAAAAGGAGATATGCTTTTTTATCCGTCAGGATATCAGAAACCGGCCAGAGTACAGGGATCATTTGTTACAGATAAGGAAGTACAGCAGGTAGTAGAATATCTGCGTGAACATAACGGCGATGTTACATACAATCAGGATATAGAGACGCATATGAATACCATTCCTACCGGAAATCCGGCATCAGGATCCGGCGGAAGTGAAGGTAATGAAAATGATGCATATTTTGCAGATGCCGGAAGACTGATCATTGAGAAGGAAAAAGCATCTATCGGAATGCTCCAGCGAGCTTTTAAGATAGGATTTAACAGAGCTGCAAGAATCATGGATCAGTTATGTGAGGCAGGCGCCGTAGGACCGGAGGAAGGAACAAAACCTCGAAAAGTTCTGATGTCTTCGGAAGAATTTGAACAATATTTGAATGAGAAGAATGGATAA
- a CDS encoding chitobiase/beta-hexosaminidase C-terminal domain-containing protein: MRCRYCGQRIPEGELYCRHCGKEVRIVPDYNPLDDMLTAQIKGAIDSDGYEDEMYYSRPSRNRDAAGRSTTGSRRGNERRSTGVARNNTRNRSRQMNEDERRRRNRERARQKALRKKKKKRALLLALSLLLIIGIVGIFAYMTSYIGAVNKGNKALERNDYTEAEDCFRNAMAKDDTRPEAYTGLSKVYQAQDNTEKAERLFSDALKKQEDNIELYRACIKFYIRSEQNEKIPELLDNATSTITDELPEYVVKTPKFSLDDGEDYDDVQQLKLTAESGNKIYYTKNKKKPTTGSHKYNSPIQIEEGNTTIYAIAVNKAGIPSLPVKKSYTVELPIEDAPAVSPSTGQYSTAQEIEIKVPDGYTAYYTTDKSEPTTSSTKYTGPVEMPEGETIFKAVLVNAKGRVSGITTRNYVLN; encoded by the coding sequence ATGAGATGTAGGTATTGTGGTCAGAGAATACCTGAAGGGGAATTGTATTGCAGACATTGTGGAAAAGAGGTCCGCATTGTTCCGGACTACAACCCATTAGATGATATGCTTACAGCACAGATAAAAGGTGCAATAGACAGTGATGGCTATGAGGATGAGATGTATTATTCCCGGCCTTCACGTAACAGAGATGCAGCTGGAAGATCTACAACCGGCAGCCGTAGAGGAAATGAAAGACGCAGTACAGGTGTGGCAAGAAATAATACAAGAAACAGAAGCAGACAGATGAATGAGGATGAACGCAGACGCCGTAACCGTGAGCGTGCAAGACAAAAAGCACTTCGCAAAAAAAAGAAAAAGCGTGCACTGCTTCTTGCATTGTCCCTGTTACTTATCATAGGAATTGTTGGAATATTTGCTTATATGACATCATATATCGGTGCGGTCAACAAGGGAAATAAAGCACTCGAAAGAAATGATTATACAGAGGCAGAAGACTGCTTCAGAAATGCCATGGCAAAAGATGACACCAGACCGGAAGCATACACAGGCCTTTCAAAAGTTTATCAGGCACAGGATAATACAGAAAAAGCAGAGCGTCTGTTCTCGGATGCACTGAAAAAACAGGAAGATAATATCGAATTATATCGTGCGTGCATCAAATTCTATATCCGTTCTGAGCAGAACGAGAAGATTCCGGAGCTTCTGGATAATGCGACTTCGACGATCACAGATGAATTACCGGAATATGTAGTGAAGACTCCGAAATTCAGTCTGGATGACGGTGAGGATTATGATGATGTTCAGCAGTTAAAACTGACGGCAGAATCGGGAAATAAGATATATTATACGAAGAACAAGAAGAAGCCAACCACAGGCAGCCATAAGTACAATAGTCCGATTCAGATTGAAGAGGGAAACACAACGATCTATGCAATAGCAGTAAATAAGGCGGGCATTCCAAGCCTTCCGGTGAAAAAATCATATACCGTTGAACTTCCGATCGAAGATGCGCCGGCAGTGTCCCCATCAACCGGACAGTATAGCACTGCTCAGGAGATTGAGATTAAAGTACCGGATGGATATACGGCGTATTATACGACAGATAAATCAGAACCGACGACTTCTTCTACGAAGTACACCGGACCGGTAGAGATGCCGGAAGGAGAGACCATCTTTAAGGCAGTATTGGTCAATGCCAAGGGAAGAGTGAGCGGAATTACGACCAGAAATTATGTATTGAATTAA
- a CDS encoding type II toxin-antitoxin system Phd/YefM family antitoxin, with the protein MPQIIPIKELKNTSEISEMCHRTEEPIYITKNGYGDMVIMSMENYESTMKQLAMYRDIEISERQIETGQVKDARKALGEMRAKYGL; encoded by the coding sequence ATGCCACAAATAATTCCTATAAAAGAATTGAAAAATACTTCTGAAATTTCTGAGATGTGTCATAGGACAGAGGAACCTATCTATATTACAAAAAATGGATATGGAGATATGGTTATCATGAGTATGGAGAATTATGAATCGACAATGAAACAGCTTGCAATGTATCGCGATATTGAAATATCTGAAAGGCAGATCGAAACAGGGCAGGTAAAAGATGCAAGAAAGGCACTGGGTGAAATGAGGGCAAAGTATGGTTTATAA
- a CDS encoding type II toxin-antitoxin system RelE/ParE family toxin, producing MVYKLNVTDHADELLDNLVYHLIYRLKNKEAAKHLLDGVESIYDRLVENPYQFPKSRDMYLAKKGYYEAVIPQMNYIVIFDVRKDIVNIVGIFHQLENYLSKL from the coding sequence ATGGTTTATAAATTAAATGTTACAGATCATGCAGACGAATTACTTGATAATCTTGTGTATCATTTGATTTACCGCCTGAAAAACAAAGAAGCTGCAAAACATTTGTTAGATGGTGTAGAAAGTATTTATGACCGATTGGTGGAGAATCCATACCAATTTCCGAAAAGTCGGGATATGTATTTGGCAAAAAAAGGATATTATGAGGCGGTTATTCCACAAATGAATTATATCGTGATATTTGATGTAAGAAAAGATATTGTAAATATAGTTGGTATTTTTCATCAATTAGAGAATTATCTAAGCAAATTGTAA
- a CDS encoding PadR family transcriptional regulator, translating into MYDKSQLMRGTLEGCILKILSKSTSYGYEIVTTLLGYGFKDIKEGTIYPLLVRLEKKGIITSEMRPSPLGPSRKYYSITPDGVEYLNEFKTNWKQISQSVNQIFDTEV; encoded by the coding sequence ATGTATGATAAATCTCAATTAATGCGTGGAACATTAGAAGGATGTATTTTAAAAATACTATCAAAAAGTACATCTTATGGTTATGAAATTGTTACAACTCTTCTGGGGTATGGATTTAAAGATATAAAAGAAGGAACTATTTATCCATTATTAGTCCGTCTTGAAAAAAAAGGAATTATTACCTCTGAGATGCGCCCTTCTCCACTGGGTCCAAGTAGGAAATATTATTCCATTACACCAGATGGAGTAGAATATTTGAACGAATTTAAAACAAACTGGAAGCAGATATCCCAATCTGTAAACCAGATATTTGATACGGAGGTATAA
- a CDS encoding FtsX-like permease family protein translates to MLTKIIYKNFRSNLKNYILFFLSNIVAIMELFVFRGLKEIVLQIVKDTETAFLFRIDFTMALGMISVITIMLMAYAMIYYLKSRIRDYGLFIMMGMHKREVFSLMLIEYVLGWVFSSILGLILGTGILYGIQFLLHKIAPLYFVRIVTANLNIYVYSIKFSIGIMIFTFFAVIVWIENHNLSSLIQAEEKIQKCPQKGYWTIAVIIGIILSVIAWFMFPSYEEVHYDAYFIWIIGGFLILTFGMGVLLEEIKKHEQFFYLKNVLQINQFSSKYQNNLMLLLMFFVIHFFALTYISTEISSLLPIEHYKAKNYPYDMLWMASTSEQKYIDSLAAKTKITEIPMMRVTSVSRDQQIGISESYYNKLTGKTLHLKNKQIVVAMQDQNHPNRIVKDRTFQENYRIMYTGRYSDDKSEELHSIVVKGKRNENSAQSKRHLYKIKKMYTENVIGQYTTNRWSESLIIFSDKYFEKEYKRIEQTKNEPSKLILIKFNQENKRNLWKEIRTYSTKHGTKIINDGNEQNIIYYTESFVKTQQTLLMFRLLSKVFILTALFLNSIFIMEIKVESEIPSYKKKQEFLRCMGMQKKERKALYLLEMQSVGMISLAAGIFMSVIHFIACLLRMEKAGEVNKWNFTKYWLVACLGYIALELLVQRGFALYITRKIEGGLKDEEKCIRS, encoded by the coding sequence ATGTTAACAAAAATAATCTATAAAAATTTTCGAAGTAATTTAAAGAATTATATTTTGTTTTTCTTGAGTAATATTGTTGCAATTATGGAGCTATTCGTATTTCGTGGATTAAAAGAGATTGTATTGCAAATTGTAAAAGATACCGAAACAGCATTTCTTTTTAGAATTGACTTTACTATGGCTTTAGGAATGATTTCTGTTATTACCATAATGTTGATGGCGTATGCTATGATTTATTATTTAAAATCAAGAATAAGAGATTATGGATTATTTATTATGATGGGAATGCACAAACGAGAGGTATTTAGTTTGATGTTGATAGAATATGTTCTTGGCTGGGTATTCTCATCAATACTAGGACTTATTCTTGGAACTGGTATATTGTATGGCATTCAGTTTTTATTACACAAAATTGCACCTTTATATTTTGTACGAATAGTAACGGCAAATTTGAATATATATGTGTATTCAATAAAATTTAGTATCGGAATTATGATTTTTACGTTTTTTGCTGTCATAGTATGGATTGAAAATCATAATCTGAGTTCACTGATACAAGCTGAAGAAAAGATTCAGAAATGTCCGCAAAAAGGATATTGGACAATTGCAGTTATTATAGGAATTATATTGAGTGTAATTGCCTGGTTTATGTTTCCAAGCTATGAAGAAGTGCATTATGATGCATATTTTATATGGATAATTGGTGGATTTTTAATTTTAACTTTTGGCATGGGTGTATTACTGGAAGAAATAAAAAAACACGAACAATTTTTTTACTTGAAAAATGTATTACAAATAAATCAATTTAGCAGTAAATATCAAAATAACCTAATGCTGTTATTAATGTTTTTTGTTATTCATTTTTTTGCACTTACATATATAAGCACAGAAATTTCTTCATTATTACCAATAGAACACTATAAAGCGAAAAATTATCCATATGATATGTTGTGGATGGCAAGCACAAGTGAACAGAAGTATATAGATTCTCTGGCTGCTAAAACGAAAATAACAGAAATTCCAATGATGAGGGTTACTTCCGTTAGTCGCGATCAGCAAATCGGTATTTCAGAAAGTTATTACAATAAATTGACTGGAAAGACATTACATTTAAAAAATAAACAAATAGTAGTAGCAATGCAAGATCAAAATCATCCCAATAGAATCGTAAAGGATCGAACATTTCAAGAAAATTATAGAATTATGTATACAGGAAGATATTCAGATGATAAAAGTGAAGAACTCCATTCAATTGTAGTAAAAGGGAAAAGAAATGAAAATTCCGCTCAATCCAAACGCCATCTATATAAAATCAAGAAAATGTATACAGAAAATGTGATTGGACAATATACAACAAACAGATGGTCAGAATCCTTGATTATATTCTCTGATAAATATTTTGAGAAAGAATATAAAAGAATAGAACAGACAAAAAATGAACCGTCTAAATTGATTTTAATTAAATTTAATCAGGAAAATAAACGTAATCTCTGGAAAGAAATAAGAACTTATTCCACAAAACATGGAACAAAAATTATTAATGATGGAAATGAACAAAACATTATATATTACACAGAATCTTTTGTAAAAACACAGCAAACATTATTGATGTTTCGTTTATTAAGCAAGGTGTTTATTTTAACAGCATTATTTTTAAATTCGATTTTTATTATGGAAATAAAGGTTGAATCAGAAATCCCATCCTATAAAAAGAAACAGGAATTTTTACGTTGTATGGGAATGCAAAAAAAAGAACGTAAAGCTCTTTATCTCTTGGAAATGCAAAGTGTCGGAATGATTTCATTAGCAGCCGGTATTTTTATGTCCGTCATACATTTTATTGCATGTTTATTACGAATGGAAAAAGCAGGGGAAGTTAATAAATGGAATTTTACAAAGTATTGGCTGGTTGCCTGCTTAGGATATATTGCATTAGAGTTGCTTGTGCAAAGAGGTTTTGCACTATATATTACACGTAAAATTGAAGGAGGATTAAAAGATGAGGAGAAATGTATTAGAAGTTAA